The genomic segment TTCTTCGGTATTGGTTCGTATTTGACCAATCAGATGTTGCAGCTTCTCCATAAAGTGGTTGACATGACCGGACAACTCGCCCAGCTCATCGTTGTTTTGCGCGTCGATACGAATAGTCAGATCGCCGTCGCCTTCAGCGATGTTCTGGATGCGGTTACTGATAGATTTGAGTGGTTTAATCACCATAACCGGCAGAACTAATGCGGCGGCGATCGCAATCAGAGTGCACACGATGGCAATACCAATCAGCTGAGTAGTAATCGCCTCTTCGTCGGCCAAAATTTGTTGCGTAAACTCATCGACATGTACGAGGCGCCGCTCGCCTACTACGTCTATATGGGTTCTCACCGCTTCAAACAGCTCATAGCTACGCTCGTAACCTTCGCGCTCGAAGTCGTCAATACTATCGGGGTCACCTGTGGCGGCGCGCTCAATCAGCGCGCGACTGTACTCATACCAGGCGTCAAAGAGCGTAATAAATTCAGACTTTTCCGCGTCGACACTACTGTTCGACAAAGCCAACGATTGCAAAAACCTGTCCCGCGCCTGCAGGGCATTTTCTTTATGCTCAGCCATCAAGGTGGCCACGCTGACGCCACTGGCGCCATTTACAAAGGCCGTCCGCTCAGCGGTTAACGCCTGATACAAATCACGATCCGCTTGCAGCAACAGCTGCAGCTCCTGCAGATTTATTTCAGCAATTGTATCGGCATTTTCGGCCAGTTTTCTCGCCGACAATACAGAATAAATACTTGAATAGAGAAACAACGCCACTAGCACCAAAAGTGGCAAAGTCAGCTTCCACCGAAAGCCCATATTATTATACCAGCGCAGCATAGTGTTTCCCTCGATTTGGGCGGATATTGCATTTAGTGTAGTACAGTTTTTGTCGTCTAAACTGTCATACAGCAGGTTATCGGCCCGGCGAGTAAAAACTTAATTTCAGCCTAGCTTTTTAACTTCAAACTAACCTTGGTGACGCGGGAGTCAGCCATCTCCAAAACGATAAATTCGACCTTGCCAAGGGTAATTCGGTCCCCCACCACAGGCTGTTTATAGCGGCGGTAGATGTAGCGCCCTATACTCCAATTGGCCATTTCTTCCGGCACCTCAAATCCATAGAGCAGCCCTAAATCCATAAGCTTGGCCAGAGGCGACACCACAAACTCGCCAAAAAAGGCCTGGGCCGACAAGCGATCTGGCTCTCTCTCCCCCACCAGCCATTTATCCAGCACGCTAAGGGCATCGGGCCGGGCCAACAGGTAGACGTGATCGCCTTCTCGCAGCGGACCATTACTCGGCTCGGCGAGGGGCTCGCCCTCTCGAATCACACAGAGCAAACGCGTTCCGGTGCTCTCCTCGAGACGCGTGACCCCCGCCTTAAGCGCAGGGGAATCCGCGAGCAGCTTATAGCCCACAAACTCATAACCCGCCTGCCCTGGCACACCCAGCTCCACACGCTGGACTCGCGATGAGCTGGTGGGCACATCTACTTTTAACCACCGCGCTAAAGGTGCCACTGTCCAGCCCTGTAATACCAGGGAGATAATGACGATAAAAAAAGCAATGTTAAAAAAGAAGGGCCAATGCTCAAGTCCGGCCAACCAGGGAAACATAGCCAGCACAATCGGCACGGCGCCACGCAACCCCACCCATGAAATAAACAGCTGCTCGCGCCAGGAAAACTGAAACGGCAACAGAGAAATCGCCACCGCCAGCGGCCTGGCGATAAAGATTAAAAACAGACCGATAAGCAAAGCGCTGGGCGCGTAGGTCACAAGCTCTGTTGGGGTAACCAGCAAACCCAGCATCAAAAACAGACTGATTTGCGCCAACCAAGCAATGCCATCGTGAAAGCGCTGAATGTTGTATAGGCCTCGCGATACACGGTTGCCCACCATCAAACCGGCCAAATAAACCGCCAGAAAGCCACTGGAGTGGAGCACGGCAGCCAGGCCAAAAATAGACACGCCCCCAAACAGAGCTAACAGCGGATAGAGCCCTGGGCTGAGAGCCAAACGGGTTACGCCCCAGGCCAGTATTCGCCCCCCCAGTACCCCCACCAGAGCACCCACGCCCATCTGCCAGGCAAACCCCAATAGCATAGCAGCGTTAAACCCGGTCTCACCCATACGGATAAACTCCACCACTGTCAAAGTGAGGAAAATCGCCATGGGGTCGTTAAGACCGGACTCAATCTCCAGGGTCGCACCCACACGTGCCTTGAGTGCCAGCCCCTGCATATTCAACACAGAGAATACCGCCGCCGCGTCGGTCGAGCCGACAATGGCACCCACCAGCATGCCTTCCACCCAGGGCAGGCCCAGCATCCAGGCGGCAAAGGCGCCGCAGACGCCCGCAGTTATAACAACCCCCAGAGAGGCCAGCGACAAGGCCGGCTTGAGGCCGACACGAAAATTGTGGATATCCGTGCGCAATCCACCGTCAAACAAAATAACCGCCAGCGCCAGGGTGCCTAAAAACAACGCCGACTGCACATCGTCATAGGCAATACCGCCAATGCCGTCTTCACCACCGAGCATGCCCACCAACAAAAACACCAGCAACAGCGGCATGCCCACCCGAGGAGAGAGTGCACTGGCGAGGATACTGATTAAAAATAATACAGCACCCAATAAAATAAGCTGATTTAGAATATCCATAGGGAAATGATACTACACAGTGGGCCGATCACAGCGAGAACCTCTATTTGGTGTTATTATTTCGTTTTTAAACCCGCCAGAAACAAGTTGTTTATTCATGCTCAGTAAAGACGCGCTGTCGCAGCTATCGCAATTAAAATCTAATATTGTCTCTAATAAAGAATATGCCGAAGGTGTAGTCAGGCCTACAGCCAAACGTTTTGGCTTTGTCCGCCTAGACGACGGCCGCGACGCCTTTCTTGACCCAGACCAGATGCTGCGCGTGCTGCCGGGTGATCGGGTAAAAATTAGCCTGACTGAAAACAGCAAAAAGCAACTCGAAGCAACGCTCGAGTCATTGTTGGAGTCCAGCTTGAGCACCTTTGTCGGTCGCTACGTACGCAAAGGCCCCGCGCATTTTGTCGAGCCTGACCTCCCCCCCTTTAGCCGCTGGCTGTTTATCCCACCACAAGAGCGCACCAACTGCAGTGAGGGCGATTTAGTGCAATGCGAGCTGATTCGCCACCCATTTAAGCACGAAGGTAAAGCGCAGATTCGGGTTATCAATCGGATTGGCAAACCCGAAGAACCCGGCATTGAAGGCCGCTATATTTGCGCCAAGTTCCAGCTTCCCGGCGAATGGAGCGAAGCGGCTGCAGCCCAGGCGGCAACCATCAAGCCAGACGCATTGCAGGGACTGGAGCGCGAAGATCTGAGCGATATTCCATTTGTTACGATCGATTCGGAGTTCACTCGGGACATGGACGACGCCCTCTACGCCGAAAAGACCGCTAACGGCTGGCGGCTGATTTCCGCCATTGCCGACCCCAGCAGTCTGATTGAGCTGGGCAGCCCGCTGGAGCAGACAGCGCAAGAGCGGGTCAGCACGCTGTACCTGCTGGGCCATCCGATCACCATGTTGCCCACTGAACTCTCGCACGAGACTTTTTCGCTGATTCCAGACGCCGAGCGCCCAGCTGTTATCTGCACAATGGACATCAACTCCGACGGCAGCATCGAACACTACACTTTTAATACGGCAAACATTAAATCTCATCACAAGCTCAGCTATCAAAACGTTAGCGAACTGCTTGACGACAGTGGCGATACCCTAGAGCAGGAGTTGCCCGCAACGATCATCGCCAGCCTGCGGGCTCTGGCTGACTGCGCTAAAGCGAGATTAAACTACCGCCAGGAAAATGCCCTGGTGATGGAAGACCGCGCCGACTATCAGTACTGGCTTAATGACAATAAAAAGATTGAGCGCATCGAAAAGCGTCTGCGTAATACTGCGCAGAAAGTCGTCGAAGAAGCCATGCTGGCAACCAATATCTGTGCGGGCGAACTTTTCAATACGCATCCCAATAGCGCCTATTATTCCGGCCACATCGGCTTTCGCCCCGAACGCCTGGACGATGTAAAGGCACTGGTGGCAGAAGTGTTGCCCGAGCTGTCGGAGTTAGACTTTACCCAACTAGAAAACTTTCAGCGCCTGTTTAAAACTCTGCGCCAAAACGCCGTGCACTCGCAAGATCAGGCGCGGCTGCTGTCGCTGTTGCAACGCATGCAACAAGCTGGAAGCCTGACTACCCAACCGGTGGGCCACTTCGGCCTTGGCTTTAATTCCTATGCCACGGTTACCTCACCGATTCGCCGCTACCAGGATTTGCACAATCACATGGTGCTAAAAGCCATTTTGCGAGGCGAAACACCGCAGCAAACGAATGAAGAACAGGCAATAGCACTGCAAGAGACTCTCAGCATCGGCCGCCAGGCCAGTCGCACCCTTGAGCAATGGCTTTTGTGCCAATACCTGAGCGAACACTTGGGTACTGTACAGTTTGGCACCATTACCGGTGTCAGCGCCCGGGGCATTAGCGTGCGCTTAGAAGAGGTAGGTACCGATGGTTTTGTCCAGCTGGCAGAAAAAGGCCAGCCCAAACCTAAGTTCGATAGCCGCCGACTCAGTCTGGTAACCGACACTGCTGAGTTTTTCCTGGACCAAACGGTCGCGGTAAAAATTAAAGATGTCGACGTAAACAGCCGTCGTATCAGTCTCGAACTGGTCGACCCGGCCATGGCCGAACGACTGCAAGCGTTTGACAAACAAGAGCAAACAACTCAGTAATTGGGCATGGCATACTGGCTGTTTAAATCGGAACCCGACTGCTACAGTATTGACGACCTTGCGCGTGAGCCAAAGCAAACCGCGCGTTGGGACGGCATTCGCAATTATCAGGCACGCAATTTATTGCGCGATAAAGTAGCGCTGGGCGATGAGGTGTTTTTCTATCACAGCCGCTGCAAACACATAGGGATTGTGGGAACGGCAAGCGTGGTTAAAACCGCTTACCCGGACCCACAACAGTATCTGCCCGAAAGCCCCTACTTTGACCCTAAAGCAACCCCCGACCAACCGCGCTGGTTTTGTGTGGACATTACATTAGATCAGCGGTTCAAGACGCCGGTGTTGTTATCCACCATCAAAGAGATTCAGCAGCTCGAAGAGATGATTCTTTTAAAGCAGGGACGGCTATCGATACAGCCGGTAACCCAAGAACAATGGCAGACCATTGTTGAACTGAGCCGCTAGTCGTTCTAAAGCTCCATAACAAAACGCCGGCAATTGCCGGCGTTTTTTCGTACCAAGCATGAACGGCTAAGGTTCAGGGTTCCAACCTTCACCACCGTTGTAACCGGCAAACACCGAAGCACGATCCATAAAAGGCGCAGCCTCACCGGCACTCAACACATAACCGAATTCCCGGCTGCTCAAATCTAACGGCACACCATCCAAATCTGTGCTGCCGTACTCACGCCAGCCAGACTCTGCACTGGCAACAACCGGATTAGGTGCGGGCTGGCTGTTAATACCCTCTCCAGCCCAGCCGATAGCATTGATATGGCTGTCCATTGCGCAATTAATAAAAGTGACATTGTCAAAGTAATCGGCGCTGCCACCACTGCGAGCCAAGTAAGATGCGCCGGCAGGAATCACATTGCCGCTCGGCCCTGGCCCCTGAGTTAAACGCGAGTTTAAAAACACAAAGCCCGGATCGGTGATGTTTTGCGTGCGAGCCTGTAACACGTAGCCGCCGTTCGAGCTGCTTTTCGAGTCACCCAGCGAGCGAATCTCACTGTTTTCAAACAGTGACGCCACACTGTAACCCCAGATAAAGTCCACATTACCGGCTACTAAGGTGTCGTAAAACCAGGTATACCCTTTCAACAACAGCGTGTCTTGCTCGCTGATGAAATTCGCATTTTTTGCGATCAAACGATAGCTGCTGTTGAAGTAAATGGTTTCAGCCTGGTTCGAAGCATCATCCACACGCAGGTGATCATTTTTCAGCGTTAGGGTATCCAGCACTAAATTGTCGGCCCCTTCAACCAAGAACACACTGCGACCACCACCCGGTGTACCCGGCCCTGGTGCTGCACTGCCGCCAGAACCACCGTTGAACGACTCGTAATTATCGTAGTGAATAACCACACCATCGCGGCTTTCGCCCTTAATGGTCAGATTGTTTTTATTACGCAAAAACAACATCTCTTGATAAGAGCCGTTTTTCACCGTAATCACCGCCGCGTCATCTTTACCCACGTCCGCCATCATGTAGTTAAGCGCGCCTTGCACTGAACGGAAATCAGCGGCGCCATCGTCATCGACAATCACCTCGGTTCCCGTCGGCTTTTCAGCTTTAGTGCTAAAACTCCAACCCGCCGTTTCGCCTAAACCGGCAAACGCTTTGCCGTTCAAGGTTGCGTTCACAACGCCGTCACCAATGGCCACATAATAATCCGCCCCATACTCCAGTACTCCCGTATGCGGCTGAATGTGCAAGGTGTTGCCGTCAATCATAAAGGGCTGATAGTACACACTGCGCACCCGATCCTGACCGGGGTAACCGATGTGATTGATCTCTGGCCCCAGATTAATAACGTCCACCAGCGCATTGTCGCTGCTACGGAATATCCGCACAGATCCGATATCACCCAGTTGCGGAGTATCGTCAAAGGTAATTGAAAGCGGCTGATCAATATGCACATCGGTCGCTGCGACAGCCGGCATTACTTTATTGGCCAGGTCACCGTAGGTCTCACTGGGCATAGTAAAGCCTTCAGCCACAACCACATCAATGCTGCGCGTAATGCTGCCATCAGAGCCACTGGTAAAAGTAATACTCGCCTCACCTTGGGCGAGCGGCGTCAGGCTTACCAAATTACCGTCGGTGCTCACGCTCACCACCGCTGGATCGGACGACTCGACGCTAAAAGTATCAGCCGTGACACCGTCATCCTGTAGCGCTGCGACCGTAACCTGTAACGGAGAGTTACCGGCTTCTACTTCCCATGTGGGCTCTGCATAATCAATGGTGAGCTGTACAGGTTTGACCGCTGGGTCGCCGACCTTTATGTCGTCGATTTCAAACGAGCGGTTGTAGGTATAAAGACCAATCAGGCCTTTTTCTCCGTACAGGTTTTCTTCGCTGGTGCCGAGCTTCTCACCGTTTAAATAAACACTCAAAGCATCGCCAATCAACTCAAAACGCACGGTATACCAAACGCCATCCGTCTCGCCCGCTTCACCCAGTAAAATTGGTTTGCCTGCCTGCACCGGGCGCGAAATAGAGCCGGCTTCACTTTTGGCAACTTCAACCTTGGTGCTGCTGGAAGAGTTTTGCACATTCAAACCACCGGCATACCAATTTCCAGGGCTGTCGTAACGCGCCATCATGTAAAGAAATTTACTCGCGGTATTGCTGTTTTGCCGTGGGCGAATGCGCGCCTCAACAAAATAATCTGCTGACGGGACATCGGCGAATGCCTCTGGAGTTACCAGTAACAACTCCCCGTCTACTTTATTCGGCCCCGCGGTAGCGGCGGTATAGCGCAGAACATTGTTGCCATTATCGTCAAGAATATCGAACTCACCGGTCGCACCTTCGGTGTTTTCAGGGCTTGCCAGAATATTCCAGCGCGACAAATCACCCGAGGCAAAATCTTCACAGAAGTAAAGGCCGGTTTCCGGGCACACAAAAGGCCCACTCGGGACTTCAGGCTCGGGTTCGGGTTCGGGTTCGGGTTCGGGTTCGGGTTCGGGTTCGGGAGTAGAGTCTTGCTCGGAGGGTACTTTGATAACAATAGGGTCATCGTCATCACTGTCACTGCCACATCCGGCCAGACTGCCCATAAGCACCACCGCCGACACCAATAGCATTCTATTCATACGCTGTTCCTTATTATTGTGTGATTATTATTTGCCCACGCAATACCGCGTTGACCACAAGCCGTTATTTGGCCTTACCAACTATACGACACAGTCATACCAAAAACAATCGTATGATAAATTCATCTTGGCACACCTAAGAAGATTCTTGTAGATAATCGCTTAAGTCACTGTAAAAGCTACAATTTCATCTTATTTCTCTGGATAAAACATGATCTAAGTGTCGATTCTAAAAGCACTTACGTGACCGAATACACAAACCAAACCGGGAACTGCCCCCCTGGCCCACAGATTGCTCTATAGTTCGCAACCCAATTTTAAGCGACTAAGGAGTCACACAATGGTCAAACCAATTCGTTGCATTGCCCTTTCTACCGCCGCCCTACTCAGCTTGGGCGCCCACAGCACCCAGGCTCAATCGGCTAACGGTGCGTCGGTCAGCTACACCTACGGTGGCCTGGAATATGTGGAACAGAATCTGGACGATTATGATTGCAATCAAGACGGCCTGAGCGCCTACGGCAGCTACGCTATTGATGGCCCCTGGTTCGCAGTGGGCAGCCTTACGGATGTTAGCGGTGATAAGAGCTGCGGCTCTACCACCATCCAGCTTGGCGCCGGCTATCACACCCTGCTAACACCCGGCTGGGACCTGTACGGCACCTTGAGCGCAGAGCGCACCGACCCAGATCACGGCGATAGCGACACTGGCTTGGTTGCCGCTATTGGCGCGCGCGGCTGGATGTTTCAGCAACTGGAAGGCAAAGCCGAAATCGCGCACCACACGGTGTTTGATGACACTACTGAACTGAACCTGGGCGCCAACTATTGGTTTACCAAGGCTATTGCTGGCACTTTGGACACCAGCTTCTCAGACGAAGGCGAATCTATTGCCCTGGGCGCACGAATGAACTTTTAGTACGCTGCCGGCAAAGCTACAATAGTGGCTTTGCCGGAACCCTTCCCATGGCCCAAATTGGACAGTTCGCCCGCCTTCCTATTGTTAAACTTGTCGATTTCGGCGCTTATCTCGACGGCGCAGAACTGGGCAACATCCTACTACCCAAGCGCTATCTCAATGATGAGCAGGGCTTGGGCAGCGAGATGGATGTTTTTATTCACCTGGACAGCAATGACATACCCGTCGCCACCACCCTAAAGCCCCGCGCCTGTGTCGGCGAAGCGGCGTACCTGCCCGTTGTGGACATTAACGATGCCGGGGCGTTTATGGACTGGGGGCTGCCCAAACATTTGCTGGTACCTTTTAACGAACAGCACAAACGCTTTGAACTTGGCCGCTCCTACGTGGTGACATTGTTTCTCGACCCCTACAGCCAGCGCATCGCCGCTTCCTCTAAGCTCAACAAACACCTGGACGAAACCAGCCGCCAGCTCAAAGTTAATCAGGCGGTAGATTTACTCATCTGCGGCAAAAGCGATATGGGGTACAAGGCGATTATTGACAATCAATATCTGGGGCTTATTTTTCGCGACGATGCCTTTCGCCCCTTAAGCTATGGAGAAAGCACCCGTGGCTATATAAAAAACATCCGCCGCGATGGAAAGATTGATGTAAGCCTGCAAGCACTGGGAGATAAAGGTCGCGATCGCTTGCAGCAAAAAATTCTCGATCACCTCAGCGCCAATGGTGGTCGCAGCGAGTTAAACGATCGCGCGCAACCGGATGATATTTACCGCGAGTTTAACGTCAGTAAAGGCGCTTATAAAAAAGCCTTGGGCGCACTTTACAAGCAGCGCCTGATAAGCATTGATCCCGACGAAATTCGTTTGAACAATTCTTGAACCGTCTGGGCGGCGCGCTGGCAACAAGGAGCTGGCGCGCTGTAACTTAGCCTCATCATAAGAAGCCATAGTTCAAAGTCGAAAAAACTATAAAAATAACGTCATTCTACGTCGCCACTCTTCTCGCTTGACACGCGAATGCAACACGCCAACTTTAGTATCTCTGCCCTCGCACTCGAGAACCCACAGGGTCGTTGGGTAGCTGAAGACGATAAGAAGCTCTGCACCAAGGGTTGGATATTGCGCAAGACAAAACGTTTGAATCTAACCAAACCCGGCTCTTATATGTTTATTAGAGTTTCAAGCCTTATGTAATAGCGCGTAATAGTAAGGCTGACTAAGTCATCGCTAGGGTTAGTTTTTAGTAGCGCCGCGAAGAACCGAAGGAATGGGATAATGACTGCAATTAACGAACAGCCAATCCGGCTCGCCACAGATTTCGCCAAACACTGTAAAGGCATGCTGGATGCGTCCGCGTTAAGCCGGGCAGTACAACTGTTAGAAAGTACCACTGAAAACCGTCTGCGCACGCAAACACCACTTGACGCCGAGGGCAGCCTTAGCAGTCTTATTTATTACATTAAGGTGAGATGCTGCGTTGCCGGCGGCCGCTGTTTTAGCGGTCGAGTATGGGGGCAAGGACTCGCAAATAGCGGCACCCTTTGCGGAGATTTGTACCCCGCCGAAGGCTGCTCTCTCGACGATGTCTATTGCCGCACCTGCGAGTTTACCTATACCGCCACACCTGCCTACACGGCGGTGTATTTTTTTGATTTCAATGAACTCTTATTGGGGCACTTTCAAGCCGGCGCGGTTGACAAGGTGTATTCCGCCGGCAAGGGAGAAGGCGGTTGGCGATAATTCTCCACCTGAAACTTTACTACCGCTATTACTCATTAAGCATCTCGCTTGCTTGTTAACAAAGTAAGAACAATATGGAAACAGCCATGAACTCGAGTGACCTAGAGCTAATTGACCAAGTATATGCCGCCACCACTCGTGAGGGCTCGTTAAAAAATGCCACGCGAACATTTCTCCAGCAACAAAACGATTTAGCCGGAGCAATACTTCATTACGATCCTATTAAAACCTGCACTCACCATTACGAGCCTGTAAGCCGAAATGCGGACCAGGAGGCGTTAATTCGCGCCCTACTCGACCAGCACATTAATAAGACTGGCCAACTCCGGGACCCTCTTATTCTCTCGGCGAGTCAAAAGCTCAAAGCCGGTGAGCTGCTGTTATCAGACGAGCTACTCTCCTACGATGAGTTCAGCCAAACTGACTATTACCAAACGGTGCTCAAGCCTCTGGGAGCGCGTCACTCTATGGGATGGGTTGCCTGGGGAACAGACCAGACCTGGCAAATATTCACCAGCTCCAGAGATGCCTGCGCGGGAAAATACGGCCGTGAAGAGCGCCACAGAGCAAAACTTTTTCAGCGCCATTTTGCGCGGGCTATGTACACGCTAGAGCTACTAAGCGAAACCCGTAACACCCAGCTGGTATTTGAACAGGCTATCGATAAAGTGCCACAGGCTTTGATGCTGGTGGATGAGCAACTAAATGTGTTGTTCCATAATGCGGCGACGCACCAGCTGCTAATGGCGGACAAATCTATTTCCATCATGGGCAATAAGCTTCGCCTTGGTACCAGCGCCCATGAAAAATCTCGTTTTGACAGCTGGTGGCAACTGCTTAACCATACCCGTATCAATGACGGAGCAAGGTTCAACCCGAGCGACGCCAGCAATATCTGGGAGCTAGAAGCGAGCCGCGTATCCAGCAGCCCGATCGGTAAATCAACCGGGCAACATTGGCTGCTGACGCTAAAACAACAGCCCACTAAGGGCGAGCGCCCCATCCCCTACCTGACCCAAAAATACGGTTTGAGCGAGGCCGAAGCCAAGGTGTGCTTCGCACTGTGCGACACGGGCGACGCCGTCTCTACCGCGCAAATCCTGGGTATAGCTGCCAACACCGCACGTATTCACCTCAAACATATCTTTAAAAAAACAGGCTATAAAAACCAGGTTCAGCTAGCGGTAAATATCACTGCCGAGACGACTTAGCCCACTCAATTTAGCCCCCACTTATTAATCCCCCTCCCTCCAGTGACGAAGGCGCTCTTTTAGGTTTTCGTTGTTCTGGCTTCACCTCTGCAGGTCCTGACTCAACTCTAGATAAAAGCACAGCGCCGTAAAAAAACCTTGAGAAAAAGCAAATTTCTCCCCCTCAATAACCCATCTGGGTAATGCCCAAAAGATATAGATACTGGATACTAATTCCAAAAGCGAATTACCTATTGCAGATACAACAGTACTCAAAGCTCATAAACCTGCCAGCTCAATCCAGCTCGCAGGCGTAAACAACCAGCCTAAACAAGCGCGACGAGCGAGATCATTGCGCCCTGAGTGAAATACCGCTGGTTAACCAGAACGTGCGCGCGGGGGGGGGCGCCACGGCCTGATAAAT from the Gilvimarinus sp. DA14 genome contains:
- a CDS encoding helix-turn-helix transcriptional regulator; translated protein: MNSSDLELIDQVYAATTREGSLKNATRTFLQQQNDLAGAILHYDPIKTCTHHYEPVSRNADQEALIRALLDQHINKTGQLRDPLILSASQKLKAGELLLSDELLSYDEFSQTDYYQTVLKPLGARHSMGWVAWGTDQTWQIFTSSRDACAGKYGREERHRAKLFQRHFARAMYTLELLSETRNTQLVFEQAIDKVPQALMLVDEQLNVLFHNAATHQLLMADKSISIMGNKLRLGTSAHEKSRFDSWWQLLNHTRINDGARFNPSDASNIWELEASRVSSSPIGKSTGQHWLLTLKQQPTKGERPIPYLTQKYGLSEAEAKVCFALCDTGDAVSTAQILGIAANTARIHLKHIFKKTGYKNQVQLAVNITAETT